GTTGATAATTATCTTCCACCCATTGATAAATTTTATTAATAATTGATATAATACCCATATCAAATGACATGGAGAGAACAAATGAAGGTACTTGGAATAGTTGCAGAATACAACCCTTTTCATAACGGGCATATGTATCATATAGAAGAATCAAAAAAACTCACCGGCTGTGATGCAGTGGTTTGCGTAATGAGCGGTAACTTTATACAAAGAGGTGAACCGGCCATTATTAATAAATTTGCTCGTACTGAAATTGCTCTTGGTAACGGCGTGGATTTAATCATAGAGCTGCCTGCTCCCTTTGCGGTATCAAGTGCAGAGTTTTTTGCATTTGGTGCCGTAAGCATTTTAAACTGTATAGGTATAGTTGATTGTATCTCTTTCGGAAGCGAGTCAGGCGACATTCGTTCTCTTAAAAAATTAGCTAAAATCCTTGTTTCCGAGCCGGAAAGCTATAGGGATGAATTGAAAAAACAGTTGTCCGGAGGGCTGTCTTTCCCTGTTTGCAGACAAAGAGCTTTGGAAAAATATCTTAAACTACAAAATGATTCAAATGAGGATCTCTCCTATTTACTTGAAACCTCTAATAATATACTTGCTTTAGAATATTTAAAGGCTCTTATAAAACTTAATAGCCCCATACAGCCGTGTACTGTAAAAAGGATCTCCAACAGCTATAATACACCGGAGCTTACCGGTAGTATTTCCAGTGCAACTGCTATCAGAAACAGTATTCATGAGAGTGAAATTGTTGCCAGCAGGCAAGCCCTTCCCACACTGGCACTGCAGATTTTGGATAGGGAAATTTCCGCGGGCAGAGGGCCGAACAGCTTGTATTCTTTTGAAAATATAATATTGGCCTTTCTGCGTCACGCCACAACACAAGAGTTGGAAAATATTCAGGACGTTGCAGAGGGCCTTGAGTATAGGATAAAAAATGCCGCAGAAAATTCAGGCTCCTTTG
This region of Clostridium sp. BNL1100 genomic DNA includes:
- a CDS encoding nucleotidyltransferase, with the translated sequence MKVLGIVAEYNPFHNGHMYHIEESKKLTGCDAVVCVMSGNFIQRGEPAIINKFARTEIALGNGVDLIIELPAPFAVSSAEFFAFGAVSILNCIGIVDCISFGSESGDIRSLKKLAKILVSEPESYRDELKKQLSGGLSFPVCRQRALEKYLKLQNDSNEDLSYLLETSNNILALEYLKALIKLNSPIQPCTVKRISNSYNTPELTGSISSATAIRNSIHESEIVASRQALPTLALQILDREISAGRGPNSLYSFENIILAFLRHATTQELENIQDVAEGLEYRIKNAAENSGSFDDLLANICTKRYPKTRIQRILISLLAGMKRVDMEGFMGSGGPQYARILGFNEKGRELLSIMKKKSTIPVVTKASHYKSSSDSLISRMLEVEAQATDTYVLAYKNPAFRKAGQEFTQNIVICR